The following are from one region of the Mycolicibacterium helvum genome:
- a CDS encoding OB-fold domain-containing protein: MTFGLLRYGSYLPRHRLSPADIGLRKGDRVVASYDEDSTTMAVSAAGQVVEPGAHPGALYLATTTPAYADKTNASAVHAALGLPTDVLAADLGGTARSAIAGLLACARSGGLVVAADVRVGKPGSADEKTGGDGAAALWFGEGEPIAEILAVRSLTAEFLDRWRDPASATGYQWEERFGAQRYSALIRSAARDALDAAGLADADHVVLACPNTAVVKRASTLVKGQKSVITSPVGHTGAADPLIALAGALDIAEPGETILVLSAVDGCDAIVFRTAAAIADARQERPLSAQRDGGLPVPHLTYLSWRGLVERESPRRPEPDRAAAPPAARSERWKFGFTGSRCTNCGFTHLPPARVCRSCAAVDDMVDVAAAQLAGTVVTYTVDRLAFSPSPPMVQAVIDIDGGGRCTLEVADARPQELAVGSRVHFSFRRLFTAGGVHDYFWKAVQDSAE; this comes from the coding sequence GTGACGTTCGGATTACTGCGGTATGGCAGCTATCTGCCCCGGCACCGACTGAGCCCGGCCGATATCGGCCTTCGCAAGGGCGACAGAGTTGTCGCCTCCTACGACGAAGACTCGACCACCATGGCCGTGAGCGCCGCCGGCCAGGTGGTGGAGCCGGGTGCGCACCCGGGTGCGCTCTACCTGGCCACCACCACCCCCGCCTACGCCGACAAGACGAATGCGAGCGCTGTGCACGCCGCGCTCGGCCTGCCCACTGACGTGCTGGCCGCCGATCTGGGCGGTACGGCCCGAAGCGCCATTGCCGGATTACTCGCCTGCGCCCGCAGCGGGGGACTGGTCGTTGCGGCCGATGTGCGAGTCGGTAAGCCGGGCTCGGCTGACGAGAAGACCGGCGGCGACGGCGCGGCAGCCCTGTGGTTCGGCGAGGGCGAGCCCATCGCCGAGATACTCGCGGTGCGTTCACTCACCGCCGAGTTCCTGGACCGGTGGCGGGATCCGGCCTCTGCCACCGGGTATCAGTGGGAGGAACGGTTCGGCGCGCAGCGCTACAGTGCGTTGATCCGGTCGGCCGCGCGCGACGCGCTCGACGCGGCAGGGCTGGCCGACGCCGACCATGTCGTGCTGGCCTGCCCGAACACCGCCGTGGTCAAGCGGGCCTCGACACTGGTCAAAGGCCAGAAGTCGGTCATCACTTCGCCCGTCGGGCATACCGGCGCCGCCGATCCTCTGATCGCTCTGGCCGGCGCGCTCGACATCGCCGAACCGGGCGAGACCATCCTGGTTCTGTCGGCAGTCGACGGCTGCGACGCCATCGTGTTCCGCACTGCCGCCGCCATCGCCGACGCCCGCCAGGAGAGGCCTCTGAGCGCGCAGCGAGACGGTGGACTGCCGGTGCCGCACCTGACCTATTTGTCTTGGCGCGGGCTCGTCGAACGGGAGTCCCCGCGCAGGCCCGAACCCGATCGCGCGGCCGCGCCTCCGGCCGCCCGATCGGAGCGGTGGAAGTTCGGCTTCACCGGATCCCGCTGCACGAATTGCGGTTTCACTCATCTGCCGCCGGCGCGCGTGTGCCGGTCGTGCGCCGCGGTCGACGACATGGTCGATGTGGCTGCCGCGCAGCTGGCCGGCACCGTCGTCACCTACACGGTGGACAGGCTGGCGTTTTCACCCTCGCCGCCGATGGTGCAGGCGGTCATCGACATCGACGGCGGCGGTCGATGCACCCTCGAGGTGGCCGATGCCCGCCCGCAGGAGCTGGCGGTCGGCAGCCGGGTGCACTTCTCGTTCCGGCGGCTGTTCACCGCCGGCGGTGTGCACGACTACTTCTGGAAGGCGGTGCAGGACAGTGCCGAGTAA
- a CDS encoding acetyl-CoA acetyltransferase, with protein MPSNGIAGKVAVVSMGCSTFGERWDASTDDLILEAYQECLTGVPQVARADVDAYWLGTLSSGLGGLTLSRAIASDDKPVTRVENFCATGSEAFRNACYAVAAGAYDIVMAVGVEKLKDSGYSGLLRQDPPGDGTAPEISMTAPAAFSLLDPAYCDRHGVHPDEMRAAMTHVAWKNHDNGTRNPKAQFRSPVSRETIDGAPKVAGRLGVFDCSGVSDGAACALIVSAERAHEFTDTPMYVEALSLIAGSARGSMDSAYDYTTFPEVVKAAKDAYAQAGIERPAEQLSLAEVHDCFTPTEIVLMEDLGFSESGQAWKDVLAGEFDAGGRLPVNPDGGLKSFGHPVGASGLRMLYEAWLQFRGQAGDRQLADPHTALTHNLGGRPGGCVSFVSVVSREPRRRG; from the coding sequence GTGCCGAGTAACGGAATCGCCGGCAAGGTCGCGGTCGTGTCCATGGGATGCAGCACGTTCGGCGAACGCTGGGACGCCTCCACCGATGACCTGATCCTCGAGGCCTACCAGGAATGTCTGACGGGGGTGCCGCAAGTCGCCCGTGCGGATGTGGACGCCTACTGGCTGGGCACCCTGAGCTCCGGGCTGGGCGGTCTGACCTTGAGCCGTGCCATCGCGAGCGATGACAAACCGGTCACCCGGGTCGAGAACTTCTGTGCCACCGGCTCCGAGGCGTTCCGGAATGCGTGCTACGCCGTCGCCGCGGGGGCTTACGACATCGTGATGGCGGTGGGTGTGGAGAAGCTCAAGGACTCGGGCTACTCGGGACTGTTGCGTCAGGATCCGCCGGGTGACGGCACCGCACCGGAGATCTCGATGACCGCGCCGGCCGCGTTCTCGCTGCTGGATCCCGCCTATTGCGACCGCCACGGGGTTCATCCGGATGAGATGCGGGCCGCGATGACGCATGTCGCCTGGAAGAACCACGATAACGGCACTCGAAATCCGAAGGCCCAGTTCCGTTCTCCGGTTTCCCGCGAGACCATCGACGGCGCCCCGAAGGTGGCCGGCCGCCTCGGGGTTTTCGACTGCTCGGGGGTGTCGGATGGGGCCGCATGCGCCCTGATCGTGTCCGCCGAGCGGGCGCACGAATTCACCGACACGCCCATGTACGTCGAGGCGCTGTCGTTGATCGCGGGATCGGCGCGCGGATCGATGGACTCGGCCTACGACTACACCACCTTCCCGGAAGTGGTGAAGGCAGCCAAGGATGCCTACGCCCAGGCGGGCATCGAGCGCCCAGCCGAGCAGCTCTCGCTGGCCGAGGTCCACGACTGCTTCACTCCGACCGAGATCGTGCTGATGGAGGACCTGGGGTTCTCCGAGAGCGGTCAAGCCTGGAAGGACGTGCTGGCCGGGGAGTTCGATGCGGGTGGGCGGCTGCCGGTCAACCCCGACGGTGGGTTGAAATCATTCGGTCACCCGGTGGGGGCCAGCGGATTGCGCATGCTCTATGAGGCGTGGCTGCAGTTCCGCGGACAGGCCGGCGACCGCCAGCTGGCCGATCCGCACACCGCACTGACTCACAATCTGGGCGGGCGGCCCGGTGGCTGCGTGTCGTTCGTATCGGTGGTGTCGCGCGAACCTCGCCGCCGCGGGTGA
- a CDS encoding SDR family oxidoreductase, with amino-acid sequence MSGVEDKVVIVTGAGGGLGRSYARFLAANGALVVVNDLGGARDGSGAGTAAADTVVEEIRSAGGKAVASYDSVADESGAAAIIDTALNEFGAVHGVVSNAGILRDGAFHKMSGESWDAVQKVHLYGGFNVIRAAWPHFREQNFGRIVVATSTSGLYGNFGQANYSAAKAGLVGLINTLAIEGAKYSITANAVAPLAATRMTADIAPQELLDKLDPELVAPAVGYLVSAENSDTASVFVVGGGLVQRVAQFQNDGVTFTTPPSLADITSRWSQISDMSDAKLGRNPV; translated from the coding sequence GTGTCGGGTGTTGAAGACAAGGTCGTCATCGTCACGGGTGCCGGAGGCGGCCTGGGCCGTTCGTATGCGCGATTCTTGGCGGCCAACGGGGCACTCGTCGTCGTCAACGACCTGGGCGGAGCTCGAGACGGTTCCGGTGCGGGTACCGCGGCCGCCGACACCGTGGTCGAGGAGATTCGAAGCGCAGGCGGCAAGGCGGTGGCCAGCTACGATTCCGTCGCGGACGAATCCGGAGCAGCCGCGATCATCGACACGGCGCTCAATGAGTTCGGTGCGGTACACGGCGTGGTGAGCAACGCAGGCATCCTGCGCGACGGTGCGTTCCACAAGATGTCCGGCGAGAGCTGGGATGCCGTCCAGAAGGTGCATCTTTACGGCGGATTCAATGTCATTCGGGCCGCGTGGCCGCACTTCCGCGAGCAGAACTTCGGGCGCATCGTGGTCGCCACGTCCACCAGCGGCCTGTACGGGAATTTCGGCCAGGCGAACTACTCGGCAGCCAAGGCCGGTCTGGTGGGCCTGATCAACACCCTGGCCATCGAAGGCGCCAAGTACTCGATCACGGCCAACGCCGTTGCGCCGCTGGCTGCTACCAGGATGACCGCCGACATCGCTCCGCAGGAGCTGCTGGACAAGCTGGATCCCGAATTGGTGGCGCCGGCCGTCGGGTACCTCGTGTCAGCGGAGAACTCCGACACCGCATCGGTGTTCGTCGTCGGCGGCGGACTGGTGCAGCGGGTCGCTCAATTCCAGAATGACGGGGTCACCTTCACCACGCCGCCCAGCCTGGCCGACATCACCTCACGGTGGTCGCAGATCAGCGATATGTCGGACGCCAAGCTCGGCCGCAATCCCGTCTGA